One genomic segment of Brevibacillus laterosporus LMG 15441 includes these proteins:
- a CDS encoding response regulator transcription factor, which produces MRKTILIVEDEPILREIMKDYFINEGYEVLEAADGKEALTIFQESEVHLIILDIMLPELDGWTVCKRIRKTSNVPIIMLTARVDEDDTIFGFELGADDYVTKPYSPPILLARAKRLLESRDVSGLVGEGLSSSGITIHFLSRTVTVEGVKTDLTHTEFEILAYLMRNKEMIITREQLITKIWGYDFTGDDRTVNSHIRNLRSKLGEKSKCITTVVRSGYKFEEQV; this is translated from the coding sequence ATGCGAAAAACCATCTTGATAGTTGAAGATGAACCAATATTGCGGGAGATCATGAAGGATTATTTTATAAATGAAGGATATGAAGTGTTAGAAGCGGCAGACGGAAAAGAAGCACTCACGATTTTTCAGGAAAGTGAAGTACACTTGATTATTTTGGACATTATGTTGCCTGAATTGGACGGATGGACTGTTTGCAAACGTATTCGTAAGACATCCAATGTACCTATCATCATGCTGACAGCTCGTGTCGATGAGGATGATACGATCTTTGGGTTTGAGCTGGGGGCAGATGATTATGTGACCAAGCCATACAGTCCTCCCATTTTATTGGCACGAGCAAAACGGCTTCTGGAGAGTCGCGATGTTTCCGGGCTGGTGGGTGAAGGATTGTCGAGTAGCGGGATTACCATTCATTTCCTGTCCCGAACAGTTACCGTAGAAGGTGTTAAGACCGATTTAACGCACACCGAATTTGAAATTTTAGCTTATTTAATGAGGAATAAAGAGATGATTATCACAAGGGAGCAATTGATCACCAAAATATGGGGGTATGACTTTACCGGCGATGATCGCACCGTGAATAGTCACATTCGTAATCTGCGCTCCAAACTAGGGGAGAAATCAAAATGTATTACCACAGTCGTGCGTTCAGGTTATAAATTTGAGGAGCAAGTATGA
- a CDS encoding phosphopantetheine-binding protein: MKLLEIWKRVLKVEQVGTNEDFFELGGNSLLAVTLDLEMEEEGLISDDLVVYEHRAIRALAGFIEQKQPTNGEVETPMEK, from the coding sequence ATGAAGCTTTTGGAAATTTGGAAACGTGTCTTGAAAGTTGAACAAGTAGGGACAAACGAGGATTTCTTTGAGCTTGGGGGAAATTCATTACTTGCTGTTACTCTTGACTTAGAGATGGAGGAAGAGGGATTAATCTCCGATGATCTGGTTGTCTATGAACACCGAGCGATCCGAGCATTAGCAGGATTTATCGAACAAAAGCAACCAACCAATGGCGAAGTTGAGACGCCTATGGAAAAATAA
- a CDS encoding non-ribosomal peptide synthetase: MGSCSHVEYVTNLFKQDTIERMVNHFFAIIEQILRNPSISISDIELLTQAEKDKILYQFNNTREEYPKDKQVHQLFEEQVGRNPKQIALIFENQTYTYEFVNERANQLARKLRGLGIGKEDVVGLLFNRSVEMILGILAVMKAGAAYVAIDPDYPAVHVHYILEDSKTQVLLTETKHTDTIAFTGPILDLIAESNGHRNPKRILRALESYHVALINFVPSMFKVFLNSIHEESIEVLNKLKYVLVAGEAISHDVVEQFSSLTRNVTLDNLYGPTEATVIATSFPLRNAGEYHPLPIGKPIQNVQVYVMNESIQLEPIGIVGELYIAGAGVARGYLNKPELNEQTFFANPFVANERMYRTGDLARWLPDGNIEFLGRMDHQVRIRGYRIELEEIETRLRSYEGIADVVVLDKDDSLGNKQLVAYIITTNSINMSEIKEHLSKQLPSYMIPAHFMTLDTLPITTSGKVNRRAL; the protein is encoded by the coding sequence ATGGGCTCTTGCTCCCACGTAGAATACGTGACGAATTTGTTTAAACAAGATACCATTGAGAGAATGGTGAATCACTTTTTTGCGATTATAGAGCAGATACTTCGAAATCCAAGCATCAGCATTTCTGATATAGAGCTCCTAACGCAAGCAGAGAAAGATAAGATTCTTTATCAGTTCAACAATACCAGAGAGGAGTATCCAAAAGATAAACAGGTTCATCAATTATTCGAAGAGCAAGTAGGACGCAATCCGAAGCAGATCGCTCTTATCTTTGAAAATCAGACATACACGTATGAGTTTGTGAACGAACGGGCGAACCAATTAGCGAGAAAATTACGTGGCTTAGGGATTGGAAAAGAAGATGTGGTAGGTTTACTTTTTAACCGTTCGGTAGAGATGATTCTAGGGATTTTAGCAGTGATGAAAGCGGGTGCTGCTTATGTAGCAATCGATCCTGATTACCCAGCGGTACATGTACACTACATTCTTGAAGATAGCAAAACACAGGTTTTACTAACGGAAACCAAGCATACCGATACGATTGCTTTTACGGGGCCAATTCTTGATCTTATCGCTGAATCAAATGGACATCGAAATCCTAAGCGTATCCTCCGTGCTCTTGAGTCTTATCATGTAGCACTTATCAACTTTGTTCCATCCATGTTTAAAGTATTCCTCAATTCGATTCACGAAGAGTCAATTGAGGTTCTCAATAAGTTGAAATACGTCTTGGTAGCGGGGGAAGCAATCTCGCACGACGTCGTCGAGCAATTCTCCTCTCTTACAAGGAATGTAACACTTGATAATCTCTATGGTCCTACAGAGGCAACCGTCATCGCCACAAGCTTTCCGCTGAGAAACGCAGGAGAGTATCATCCATTGCCGATTGGCAAACCGATCCAAAACGTTCAAGTTTATGTGATGAATGAGTCAATCCAATTGGAGCCAATCGGGATCGTAGGGGAATTATATATTGCTGGTGCAGGTGTGGCGAGAGGCTATTTGAATAAGCCAGAGTTGAATGAACAGACGTTTTTTGCTAACCCATTTGTAGCCAATGAGAGGATGTATCGGACAGGGGATTTAGCAAGATGGTTACCTGACGGAAATATCGAATTTTTAGGCCGAATGGATCATCAGGTGAGAATCCGTGGATACCGTATTGAATTGGAAGAAATCGAAACAAGACTTCGCTCCTATGAAGGGATAGCTGACGTTGTGGTACTAGATAAAGATGATTCACTTGGAAATAAACAGCTAGTAGCATACATCATTACCACAAATTCAATCAATATGAGTGAGATTAAGGAACATTTGAGTAAACAGCTTCCAAGCTACATGATTCCAGCTCATTTCATGACACTGGATACACTTCCCATAACGACCAGTGGAAAAGTAAATCGACGTGCACTTTAG
- a CDS encoding GNAT family N-acetyltransferase, giving the protein MIYELPVQQYDRITDIFREQINHPIIWGIINGNNQGKVYVDDTEKPKTALIWARFEIFILGGDKENESFNRSLESFIRERIAPESLQIGDIAFQLEFAGANTGEGTVIDRLKSYLPKAYGRCAFTFNEARYRELGKWHDQIPFGYSVEKITPELMERDKEGVIREELENFWVSPEVFFEKGIGYCTMQGDKAVSSCLSVYASEGNIEIGINTYDRKHRNKGLATLAARAVLEECLQRGITPHWKTEHFRYASIRLANKLGFENRRDYMAYYFFYREQDNLVSSAYYQLKEFGDVVTANDYVRRAKGMGELEDWHCFLIACGFAVSKDTTTALSYLERAIDKGWSDTSDVKFENDLKNLHGLKEWEILTKKLFLTEDE; this is encoded by the coding sequence ATGATTTATGAGCTTCCTGTTCAACAATACGATCGGATTACGGATATTTTTCGCGAACAAATCAATCATCCTATTATTTGGGGAATCATTAATGGAAATAACCAAGGAAAAGTATATGTAGATGATACAGAAAAACCAAAAACAGCATTGATATGGGCAAGATTTGAAATATTTATACTTGGTGGAGACAAGGAGAACGAATCATTTAACAGAAGCCTTGAGTCGTTTATTCGGGAGAGGATTGCACCAGAGAGTTTGCAGATTGGTGACATTGCTTTTCAGCTAGAGTTCGCAGGGGCGAATACGGGTGAAGGAACAGTGATTGATAGGCTGAAAAGCTATTTGCCAAAAGCTTATGGACGTTGTGCTTTCACATTTAATGAAGCGAGGTATCGAGAGCTTGGAAAATGGCATGATCAGATTCCCTTTGGCTACTCTGTAGAAAAAATTACTCCGGAATTAATGGAGAGGGACAAAGAGGGCGTTATTCGAGAAGAGCTGGAGAACTTCTGGGTCTCTCCAGAGGTTTTTTTCGAGAAGGGTATTGGCTATTGCACCATGCAAGGGGATAAAGCAGTTAGCAGTTGCCTTTCTGTTTATGCAAGTGAAGGAAATATTGAGATCGGCATTAACACCTACGATAGGAAACATCGGAACAAGGGATTGGCAACACTGGCTGCTCGCGCTGTGCTGGAGGAATGTCTTCAACGGGGGATCACTCCGCATTGGAAGACAGAACATTTCCGTTATGCGTCCATAAGACTTGCAAATAAGTTAGGCTTTGAAAACCGTCGGGATTACATGGCGTACTATTTCTTTTATCGAGAACAAGATAATCTTGTCAGCAGTGCTTATTACCAGCTAAAAGAGTTTGGCGATGTCGTTACAGCCAATGACTATGTTAGAAGAGCAAAAGGTATGGGGGAACTGGAAGACTGGCATTGCTTTCTCATCGCTTGTGGCTTTGCTGTGAGTAAAGACACGACTACTGCTCTTTCCTATTTAGAACGAGCCATTGACAAGGGCTGGAGTGATACAAGCGACGTGAAATTTGAAAATGACTTGAAAAATTTGCATGGGCTAAAAGAATGGGAGATTCTGACCAAAAAGTTGTTTTTAACTGAAGATGAATAA
- a CDS encoding transposase has translation MKTRGDEEHKKTNKRYNEDFKRTVVDLYHSGYSVKELSSEYGISEVTIYKWIKEFTPLGKQDNLLHLKRLLLCRRKCFD, from the coding sequence ATGAAAACAAGAGGAGATGAGGAACACAAAAAAACGAACAAGAGATACAATGAAGATTTTAAAAGAACAGTGGTAGATCTTTATCACTCTGGTTACTCTGTAAAGGAATTATCTAGCGAATATGGTATTTCAGAAGTTACTATTTACAAATGGATCAAAGAATTTACTCCTCTCGGGAAGCAGGACAATCTATTGCACCTAAAGAGATTGCTGCTATGCAGAAGGAAATGCTTCGATTGA
- a CDS encoding GntR family transcriptional regulator, translating into MKIIIQNNSGQPLYQQIKEQIKSAILREELKPGEQLPSIRSLANDLQVSVLTTKRVYEELEKEGFVVTQAGRGSFVASENVDILMETKKHLVEKKLSEVWHMAKNLGIQKEELYAMMDILFEEDEEQ; encoded by the coding sequence ATGAAAATTATTATTCAAAATAATTCTGGTCAACCATTATATCAGCAAATAAAGGAGCAAATTAAATCGGCTATTCTTCGTGAAGAATTAAAGCCAGGAGAACAGCTTCCTTCCATTCGTTCATTAGCAAATGATCTCCAGGTTAGTGTACTTACAACCAAAAGAGTCTATGAGGAATTAGAAAAGGAAGGTTTTGTTGTAACACAAGCAGGTAGAGGCTCATTCGTGGCATCAGAAAATGTAGATATATTAATGGAAACGAAAAAGCACCTAGTAGAAAAAAAATTATCAGAGGTATGGCATATGGCAAAAAACCTAGGGATTCAGAAAGAAGAACTATATGCCATGATGGATATACTTTTTGAAGAGGATGAAGAACAATGA
- a CDS encoding ABC transporter ATP-binding protein, with protein MKNVLEVNHLTKKLDSFSLDHINFSLQENCITGFIGTNGSGKTSTIKTILGLYKKDSGVIRFNGQDIEKHEQQIKNRIGIVLDEGYFYEEMTLKEMKSIIAPAYSNWDESVFSQYIKRFQLKLDQKISHLSKGMRMKFAITLALSHHADLLIMDEPTSGLDPLVRSELMEILLEFMKEEGKSVFFSTHITSDLEKIADVLILIDNGRIIFNESKDELLDRHALIKGDNHLINQHTEKLFLKLRQTAYGFEGITDKPKAILEQMNGVIVERPSIENVMLAYIGGHQNGFESC; from the coding sequence ATGAAAAATGTTTTAGAAGTGAATCATCTAACCAAGAAATTAGACAGTTTTAGTCTGGATCATATTAATTTTTCCTTACAAGAAAATTGTATTACTGGATTTATTGGCACGAATGGATCAGGGAAAACTAGTACGATAAAAACAATACTCGGACTCTATAAAAAGGATTCAGGAGTTATACGCTTTAACGGTCAAGACATAGAAAAACATGAACAACAAATAAAAAATCGGATTGGAATAGTCTTGGATGAGGGTTATTTCTATGAGGAAATGACATTAAAAGAAATGAAAAGTATCATAGCCCCTGCTTATAGTAACTGGGATGAATCAGTATTTTCCCAATATATCAAGCGATTTCAATTAAAATTAGATCAAAAAATTTCTCATCTATCAAAAGGGATGCGCATGAAGTTTGCCATTACCTTGGCTCTTTCTCATCATGCCGATTTATTAATCATGGACGAACCAACAAGCGGCCTAGACCCACTCGTTCGAAGTGAGCTAATGGAGATCCTGTTAGAATTTATGAAAGAGGAAGGAAAAAGTGTATTTTTTTCTACTCATATAACCTCTGACTTAGAGAAGATTGCTGACGTTCTTATCCTCATTGATAATGGTCGAATCATATTTAATGAGAGTAAGGATGAACTATTAGACCGCCATGCCTTAATCAAGGGCGACAATCATTTGATTAATCAGCATACGGAAAAATTATTCTTAAAGCTGCGCCAAACAGCATACGGATTTGAAGGAATTACAGATAAGCCAAAAGCGATTCTAGAACAGATGAATGGTGTCATCGTAGAGAGACCATCTATCGAAAATGTAATGCTAGCTTATATAGGAGGACATCAAAATGGTTTTGAATCTTGTTAA
- a CDS encoding ABC-2 transporter permease has translation MVLNLVKKDLILAKKYIIPMLIFAVVGPIYLYSKLEFSGGSFISFLITVIFAEFILFNMVSMSEEKYKGAVLLCTTPYTRNGIIKGKYLLVLFIFLSCFILYNLATVLGASIGLELLTPLTFGIALLVVSIFFGILIPVQIKLGYEKTRYISFFTIFLTPFVLPTILKGIQSSNLSWHFSFTEGIPGIIIDWLPLGIALFIGFLSMYISLHIYAQKNL, from the coding sequence ATGGTTTTGAATCTTGTTAAAAAGGATTTAATTCTTGCCAAAAAATATATCATCCCCATGCTCATTTTTGCAGTTGTTGGCCCCATCTATCTCTATTCGAAGCTAGAATTCAGTGGAGGTAGCTTTATCAGCTTTCTAATCACAGTGATATTCGCAGAATTTATTCTATTTAATATGGTTTCAATGTCAGAAGAGAAATATAAAGGTGCTGTTCTGCTATGCACTACCCCTTATACACGAAATGGCATCATTAAGGGAAAATACCTATTGGTTCTTTTCATCTTTTTGAGCTGTTTCATACTGTATAACCTAGCAACAGTACTTGGAGCATCTATTGGTTTAGAATTGCTAACCCCTTTGACTTTCGGAATAGCCTTATTGGTCGTTTCTATTTTCTTTGGAATATTAATACCCGTTCAAATTAAGTTAGGTTATGAGAAAACAAGATATATCTCATTCTTTACAATCTTTCTAACACCTTTTGTACTTCCTACTATTTTAAAAGGGATACAATCTTCAAACCTATCCTGGCATTTTTCTTTTACTGAAGGAATCCCTGGCATAATCATAGATTGGCTTCCATTAGGTATTGCCTTATTCATTGGTTTCCTATCTATGTACATTTCTTTACATATTTATGCGCAAAAAAATCTATAG
- a CDS encoding GNAT family N-acetyltransferase: protein MEIRMIHETEDVPMELLLLADPSERLVKEYVARGQCYIMEQDGRIIGTYVLIPTRPETVELVNVAVDEELHGKGYGKQLVLHAIESARLSHYKTIEIGTGNSSVVQLALYQKCGFRMTHIDKDFFIRHYDEPIFENGIQCTDMVRLSQDL from the coding sequence ATGGAGATTAGAATGATACATGAAACTGAGGATGTACCGATGGAATTACTGTTGTTGGCAGATCCCTCTGAGAGGCTTGTGAAGGAGTATGTAGCGAGGGGGCAATGCTATATTATGGAACAGGATGGACGAATTATCGGTACATATGTGCTTATCCCGACTCGTCCAGAAACAGTAGAGCTTGTCAATGTCGCGGTTGATGAAGAACTGCATGGGAAAGGATATGGAAAACAACTAGTTTTACATGCCATTGAAAGTGCAAGATTGAGTCATTATAAAACGATTGAAATTGGCACGGGTAATTCAAGTGTTGTTCAATTAGCACTTTATCAAAAATGTGGATTTAGAATGACTCATATTGATAAGGACTTTTTTATCAGACATTATGACGAACCGATATTTGAAAATGGCATACAGTGCACAGATATGGTGCGTCTATCGCAAGACTTATAA
- a CDS encoding GNAT family N-acetyltransferase, with the protein MKEVHTETIHPSIRKLLSFATSEYKIGQEYQKYLELLNRKLYSFELEGEIVGCIGIEMISDKECEIKHIAVSSGQRGKGIGSKMITYVADTYSVIYAETDHEAVDFYRNYGFEVTSLGEKYSGVERFLCTWRNERLY; encoded by the coding sequence ATGAAAGAGGTTCATACAGAAACGATTCATCCATCTATAAGGAAGCTTTTGTCCTTTGCCACATCAGAGTATAAGATTGGGCAAGAATACCAGAAGTATTTAGAATTGCTAAACCGAAAATTGTATAGTTTTGAGCTTGAAGGGGAAATTGTTGGTTGTATTGGTATTGAAATGATCAGTGATAAAGAGTGTGAAATTAAACATATTGCGGTATCTTCAGGCCAACGAGGTAAAGGTATTGGCAGCAAGATGATTACCTATGTCGCTGATACATATTCAGTGATTTATGCTGAGACGGATCATGAGGCAGTGGATTTTTATCGAAATTACGGTTTCGAGGTAACTAGTCTGGGTGAAAAGTATTCGGGCGTAGAACGTTTCCTATGTACATGGAGAAACGAGAGACTATATTGA
- a CDS encoding ADP-ribosyltransferase, with translation MLHRQKIRKVLSTTAMLFALTATSPAFSYIAHAANGSHDVEDKKKEDKEKKDKKDKEDKEKKEREKKAREEGMREVIKGIVTTKGNSEDKQRLEDTQALVNKLSPEILEMYEKVGGKIHLTENSIAENPIVKGLSEKDKNIKDSEGKEVSVDSHFVFSIGGKNPTVIIHTEEYSESHTKSKEVYYEIGKAIARDTLGESAFVNESFLDAVHQAKADEDASALLLTHVPPYEGEYDTAYVKEHINDFREVFAQAFAYYYEPSYQPVLQAYAPEMFRYMNDMSKKGFNETNTHLMEKQTTPLDFQDDMDAAKEFGAKIKLSDTVVTKEDKKFMDGYVAYGPMLNRILRGVDKHPGISDIDLFIHGIDSLFKKEEAKLPNDLIVYRRTDEREFALPAGSLFTKDGNVNHDAINKLKKLEGKIKTDKGFISTSLALNSVPLGGNQESILIQMKLPKGTPAIYMDNSWLELLLKRDSSYKIINVKGIVLNGKIVVNIEAELLPEKQKK, from the coding sequence ATGCTACACAGACAAAAAATACGGAAAGTTCTGAGTACAACTGCTATGTTATTTGCCTTAACAGCCACTTCACCAGCGTTTTCCTATATTGCTCATGCGGCAAATGGATCACATGATGTGGAAGATAAAAAGAAAGAAGATAAAGAAAAAAAAGACAAGAAAGACAAAGAAGATAAAGAAAAGAAAGAGCGAGAGAAAAAAGCCAGAGAAGAAGGAATGAGGGAAGTCATAAAAGGAATTGTAACAACAAAGGGGAACAGTGAAGATAAACAACGGTTAGAAGATACCCAAGCACTAGTAAACAAGCTTTCGCCTGAAATATTGGAAATGTATGAAAAGGTGGGAGGGAAAATTCATCTGACCGAAAATAGTATCGCGGAAAATCCTATAGTCAAAGGACTCAGTGAAAAAGACAAAAACATAAAAGATAGCGAAGGAAAAGAGGTTTCTGTAGATTCTCACTTTGTATTTTCAATAGGTGGTAAAAATCCAACTGTGATTATACATACAGAAGAGTATTCAGAAAGCCACACCAAAAGCAAAGAGGTATATTATGAGATAGGAAAAGCAATCGCTCGTGACACGTTAGGAGAAAGTGCTTTTGTAAATGAAAGTTTTTTAGATGCTGTACATCAAGCAAAGGCAGACGAAGATGCAAGTGCTTTACTTCTTACACATGTACCTCCCTATGAAGGTGAGTATGATACCGCTTATGTGAAAGAACACATCAATGACTTTCGAGAAGTGTTTGCACAGGCCTTTGCGTATTATTATGAACCTAGTTATCAACCTGTTTTACAAGCTTATGCACCGGAAATGTTTAGATATATGAATGACATGAGCAAAAAAGGATTTAATGAAACGAATACTCACTTGATGGAAAAACAAACAACTCCCTTAGACTTTCAAGATGATATGGATGCTGCGAAGGAATTTGGAGCTAAAATAAAACTATCGGATACTGTAGTGACAAAAGAAGACAAAAAATTTATGGATGGTTATGTAGCATATGGCCCAATGTTAAATAGGATTTTAAGAGGGGTCGACAAACATCCGGGAATTTCTGATATTGATCTGTTCATTCATGGGATCGACAGTCTCTTTAAAAAAGAGGAAGCAAAGCTTCCTAATGATCTTATTGTATATCGAAGAACGGATGAGAGGGAATTTGCTCTCCCAGCGGGGTCTTTATTCACTAAGGATGGAAATGTTAATCACGACGCCATTAATAAATTAAAGAAACTAGAAGGCAAAATAAAAACGGATAAAGGGTTTATTAGCACATCACTAGCTCTTAATAGTGTTCCTTTAGGTGGAAATCAGGAATCAATTCTTATACAAATGAAACTCCCAAAAGGGACTCCTGCAATTTACATGGATAATAGCTGGTTAGAGTTATTATTGAAAAGAGATTCTTCTTATAAAATTATAAATGTGAAAGGTATAGTTTTAAATGGTAAGATCGTTGTCAATATAGAAGCTGAGCTGTTACCAGAAAAACAGAAAAAATAA
- a CDS encoding binary toxin-like calcium binding domain-containing protein has translation MKLPKMYKCLLATALLGSFTSYPELSHAASSEKEIINDQEANFKGLLGYYFNDKELKETALISNSESGDLFVDNDQIDDMLPDELKQFQSAMWRGFIKVEKSGEYTFSTSDNDHTMLWIDDHQVIDHSSATQKIELEKGKLYKIKITYQPESSSANEFGLQLNWITPQGKEEIIPEGNLLLPDIKNQPENESSRKKRSISASDDGVEDSDGDGIPDSLEIEGYTLDVKNKKLILMPWIEKVHGKKRTKSGAPLTKYTSSPMKWSTASDPYSDFAKVSGMIDKKVKVKHPLIAAYPNLQVHMDKFIISKNRNETLENGGNTSSSISGSTSTSNTHSTEASVGAEVHASLFNFGGSVSTNFSDSNSQTVTIDRSSSESLGRNWSKSLGLNAGEAAYFNANIRYVNNGTAPIYEAAPTTSLVLGKNDTIATIKAKENHLANVVLPDRFYPDKDQAAISLQTKDDFGSSPITINKDQLTILEQTQQMRLETDQVSGYVGVIDPKTKLIVVDKDKQWSHIIPQIEETTARLILKTPDNSELERRVAAVDPDDYTEQTKPDVTLGEALQLAFGFEDKQGKLSYNNTSIDDFRLVFDEETAENIEKQLEDMETKNIYNVQLHARMNILISPKKDEPGVHEGLSSWEIDGEDNYYKYDVLQTGWQTINGKKYYFNENGTLVPNKVIEDGTYQINTALKNTSLVDWNRSDNNITVWETNDGSNQKWKLKYDDSQQAYVIRSVENNDKIMAWNAYQNSTNVFATAFEGKPEHFWIPELLGNDLYILKNKKDPTKVLDVDGSGTSNGSNIQVSDYKGTDNQKWKLEQLEAN, from the coding sequence ATGAAATTACCTAAAATGTATAAGTGTTTATTAGCTACTGCACTCCTCGGTTCATTCACATCCTATCCAGAGCTATCACATGCGGCTTCAAGCGAGAAAGAAATAATAAACGACCAAGAAGCGAATTTTAAAGGCCTATTGGGCTACTACTTCAATGATAAAGAGTTAAAAGAAACCGCACTGATTTCTAATTCTGAGTCTGGAGATCTATTCGTTGATAACGATCAAATCGATGATATGTTACCTGATGAATTAAAACAATTTCAATCTGCCATGTGGAGAGGATTTATTAAGGTAGAAAAATCAGGTGAATATACGTTCTCCACGTCTGATAATGACCACACCATGCTATGGATAGATGATCACCAAGTTATCGATCACTCCTCCGCTACGCAAAAAATCGAACTAGAAAAAGGGAAGCTTTATAAAATAAAAATCACTTATCAGCCAGAATCCTCCTCTGCTAACGAATTTGGCTTACAGCTTAACTGGATTACTCCACAAGGAAAGGAAGAAATCATTCCAGAGGGAAATCTACTGCTTCCTGACATAAAAAATCAACCAGAGAATGAATCTAGCAGAAAAAAAAGAAGTATTTCAGCTTCTGATGACGGAGTTGAAGATAGTGATGGTGACGGCATCCCTGATTCCCTCGAAATCGAAGGATACACCTTGGATGTCAAGAATAAAAAACTTATCCTGATGCCTTGGATTGAAAAAGTCCATGGAAAAAAACGCACGAAATCTGGAGCACCGTTAACAAAATATACATCTTCACCTATGAAATGGAGCACCGCATCTGATCCATATAGCGATTTCGCCAAAGTATCAGGAATGATTGATAAAAAGGTAAAAGTGAAACATCCGTTGATCGCGGCGTATCCTAATTTACAGGTTCATATGGACAAATTTATTATTTCAAAAAATAGAAATGAAACGCTAGAAAATGGCGGGAATACAAGTAGTTCGATCAGTGGAAGTACTTCCACAAGCAATACTCATTCAACAGAAGCTTCTGTTGGGGCGGAAGTTCATGCTTCCTTATTTAACTTTGGCGGAAGTGTATCCACTAATTTTAGCGATAGTAATTCACAGACCGTAACCATTGATCGTTCAAGCTCTGAGAGTTTGGGAAGAAACTGGTCCAAGTCCTTAGGTTTAAATGCAGGAGAGGCTGCCTATTTTAATGCAAACATTCGCTATGTGAATAATGGTACGGCACCTATTTATGAAGCAGCACCTACTACTTCACTAGTACTAGGGAAAAACGATACCATCGCAACGATAAAAGCAAAAGAGAATCACCTAGCAAACGTAGTGTTACCAGACCGTTTTTATCCAGATAAAGATCAAGCAGCTATTTCTCTACAAACCAAAGACGATTTCGGTTCTAGCCCGATCACAATCAATAAGGATCAGCTTACTATTCTGGAGCAGACACAGCAAATGCGCTTGGAAACAGATCAGGTTTCCGGTTATGTAGGAGTAATTGATCCTAAAACAAAATTAATTGTGGTAGATAAAGATAAACAGTGGAGTCATATTATCCCTCAAATTGAGGAAACTACTGCTCGACTGATCTTAAAAACACCAGACAATTCAGAGCTGGAAAGACGAGTAGCTGCTGTTGATCCTGATGACTACACTGAACAAACGAAGCCAGATGTTACATTAGGAGAAGCGCTCCAATTGGCTTTTGGTTTTGAGGACAAGCAAGGAAAATTATCTTACAACAATACGAGTATAGATGATTTTAGATTAGTGTTTGATGAAGAAACTGCTGAAAATATAGAAAAACAATTAGAAGATATGGAAACAAAAAATATCTATAACGTCCAACTGCATGCTCGAATGAATATACTAATTTCACCGAAGAAGGATGAACCTGGTGTTCATGAAGGGTTATCTAGCTGGGAAATAGATGGAGAAGACAATTACTATAAATATGATGTGCTGCAAACTGGCTGGCAAACGATAAATGGGAAAAAGTATTATTTTAATGAAAATGGCACTTTAGTACCCAACAAAGTAATTGAGGATGGAACCTATCAAATCAATACAGCATTAAAAAATACAAGTCTAGTTGATTGGAATAGAAGCGATAATAATATCACAGTGTGGGAAACGAACGATGGAAGTAATCAAAAATGGAAATTGAAGTATGATGACTCTCAACAAGCCTATGTGATTCGAAGCGTAGAAAATAACGATAAAATTATGGCTTGGAATGCTTATCAGAATTCTACTAATGTATTTGCTACAGCATTTGAAGGGAAACCCGAACATTTTTGGATTCCTGAATTGCTAGGTAATGATCTCTATATCTTAAAAAACAAGAAAGATCCGACAAAAGTGTTGGATGTAGATGGTTCAGGCACTTCAAACGGGTCCAACATTCAGGTAAGTGATTATAAAGGTACTGATAATCAAAAGTGGAAATTAGAACAATTAGAAGCAAATTAG